One genomic window of Capricornis sumatraensis isolate serow.1 chromosome 15, serow.2, whole genome shotgun sequence includes the following:
- the DEFB128 gene encoding beta-defensin 128 — translation MKLFLVLLILLFEVSEDTARSRKCFSTIAGYCKKKCVLGEIYDKPCTKGKLCCISESKKKTHQQAIQQPEPSSKPDLNLDYVILPTVTLGTIPQ, via the exons ATGAAGCTGTTTCTGGTCCTCCTTATCCTGCTGTTTGAGGTATCTGAAG ACACAGCGCGGTCCAGAAAATGCTTTAGTACCATAGCAGGTTACTGCAAGAAGAAATGCGTGTTGGGGGAAATATATGACAAACCATGTACAAAAGGAAAACTATGTTGCATCagtgaaagcaaaaagaaaacacatcagcAGGCCATACAACAACCTGAACCTTCAAGCAAGCCTGATTTGAACTTGGACTATGTTATCTTACCCACTGTCACACTTGGCACAATTCCACAATAA